The DNA segment tagcatcgtactcagttccatctgggagcagcgtcgtaactttaacaacatgtttgattaGATGCtttatctattttctattttattccaaaccatttcctgcatttatttgtacccagcgtcataagcctttagcttcattgctaatccaaagcaaaacagggcgggggtaacagggtagggtaacagtatgggcgggggcaaaatcatgttaattgtgtccggtgtgcacacggctttaagctgtcatttcgacattaaactttgatatcaaggtggggggcctcaaactagcgtctcgtgggccgcatttggcccgcgagtttgagacccctgctgtaaaataTCACATGACCTCTTTTAATGTTTCCACTTTCTGCATCAGAGAGCGGACCAAAGTCTCCAGTTTCCTCTTTGCATCCCGTTCCCGCTCCAACTCCTGCAGAGCAGATTAGAGACAAGTGGCGTCGTCAGCTTCGGTCACAATCCAAAACTAGTAAACGTTACATATGTTGGTGTCGCAGCACCACGGAGCACACCGACGCACCAAATGAGCATCTCGAGCCTCCCTTTGGGCCTCGGCCAGCAGCTCCTCTACACCCTCCAACGTGTCCTGCAAAACGTCCACCTGGAACAACAGAGCCTCACGCTCCACCTCCAGCCCACGCAACTCGTGCAGCGCCTCGTCATAGCTGGCCTGTAGCTCCAGCTACACCGCAAACAAGGTAACCAAATcaatatgtgtcctgtgactgTGTGGGGGCTGAAAAAATATACTATTATGCTATTATATAGTTAACAGTTACAGCATACATAtagcatatatactgtatatacaataattagacatatttatacatgaAGAAAGTGTCACCATTTCAGGAAGTCCCATGAAGAGGTCCTGCTCAGACTGCTGAAAGGACAAAAATACATGATGTAATGTTAAATGACATGAatacaaacattacagtaaaataaaataccaaTATCTTTAAATTATATGTTGCTTATTGCAAAACAGTAACATACACACATCAGATAAATATTGCCCTTTTTGACCGAGTATAAAGGAATCGGGTCTTAATAATATGACACTGCATcaatcagggcggcacggcggtctagtggtttgcgcgcagacctcacagctaggagaccagggttcaattccaccctcggcatgttctccccgtgcatgtgtgggttttctctgggtactccggtttcctcccacattccaaaaacatgctaggtgaattgtccataggcatgaatgtgagtgtgaatggttgtttgtctatatgtgccctgtgattggctggcgaccagtccagtgtgtaccccgcctctcgcccaaagacagctaggatagacagcacctccgcgacccttgtgaggaaaaagcggtagaaaatcaatcagttcATGCCATCTTTGACGTGCGCACTGACTCTGTCTCACACTTAATTTGCACATCAGATGGTAGAACACATTTGTCGCGTCGTCACTGTTGATTTGAAAACTTTGCATATTATGGTCTCTTGCTCAAAATCTGCTCTATTGCAACCAAACCACTTCCTTATTACAGAGGTACTTCCCAGTTCATCTACTACTCTGCTTCTCCTCTGCCTTACGTTATGCAAATTTATTCTTTTGTCGTCTCTGCTCTGCACCGTTGTGGTAGACGTGAGGCGTCAATGTGTTTTGTGGCTCAAAGTGGCAGAAGAAACTCTGCTCTTTTCTGTTTAAAATGATCATTCTCTCCGGCATAAGTCACTCTCTTAAGAAGTTATACTGGTATACCAGTACATAGTAAAAATTATCGCCCAACCCTATTAATTATAGCCAGGTATTTACTTCCCTAAACAGCAAAGTGGTTGAGCACAgcagcagaaccaatgttgtactAGCAGTAAGGAGCAAACTGCACAGTCAGCATTAATACTGTGTGTTCATTGTAATCAACAGTGCAGGATTTTTACtactttaaagcgcatgcagaggtacacGAAAGCTGTCTGAATCTGACCACTCGTGATATTCCAAATCCAGCTACTACCATTTTCGGGTGTTAATAAAAAGTGTACAGGAAGTCAGCTGCTcatgaacaatgtttttttttttttttttaattattattcgaCACCCTAAATGTTACTTGAACATACTGCTGTGGTTAGTTGAGCAGTGGCACTAACTGGAACAAGTTAGTTCATATTATTACAGGTAAATGCAAATCATAATATTGAACAACTGACGTGACATTTGCCTATGCAAAACCAATAAGACAAGTAACTAATGAGATCAATAAGAGTGGCCTATACAAATATGTAtacaaaatcatatttttatttttaaaaatatgtatataaaatcatatttttataaagAGTCAGAAGTAGATATCCAACTATTCGTTTCGTATTGCTCTCATGCGACTGAGCAGGTGTACCCAATTGGTGAGGGCATTACATAAAACAATCGTTAAACCTGATACTCATTGTTAAATTCCTTTGTTTGAAGGTAATTCAAAGTAGCAGAGTTATTCCTGCGACTCTTACCTGGCTGTCAGGCCTCCTCTTCAAGGTTCCTGCTCGGCTGTCGCTTCGTGTTAGACGCCTGGACGAGCTTTCAGCCTGGTGAACGCAGTTAGTGTTTCACTTAGCATCACTGTCAACAAATAGCCGGCTAGcaacctagctagctagctagtaggAGGAAGTAGGTGAAAACCTTTAAAAACTAAGACTAAGAAGACGCTTTTGGTCGTAAAAACAATATCCGAAGTGTGAATTTATACCATTTCAGAATATCCGTTTTACATTCTTAACCAAACCTAATGTTCTCACCTCCTTTATGAAGCTACGGAGTGATTCATCCTCGCTGATTCCACGCGAGAACGCCCGCTTCTTTGGAGATCCACTGTTGTCCACAGTGACTGACAGCATGTTTTAACCCTTTTTAACCAAGTGTTTT comes from the Doryrhamphus excisus isolate RoL2022-K1 chromosome 18, RoL_Dexc_1.0, whole genome shotgun sequence genome and includes:
- the si:ch1073-456m8.1 gene encoding leucine-rich repeat flightless-interacting protein 1 isoform X1, whose product is MLSVTVDNSGSPKKRAFSRGISEDESLRSFIKEAESSSRRLTRSDSRAGTLKRRPDSQQSEQDLFMGLPEMLELQASYDEALHELRGLEVEREALLFQVDVLQDTLEGVEELLAEAQREARDAHLELERERDAKRKLETLVRSLMQKVETLKEERNTKESVDATRPAHQMNGNANDDTSPCEAAPASKTDDGNATIKMKWVANSAPSLALDNPVSGDGVHRRPYESYTERDPSPDKSDSDTASTYEDASAETPEQERMFPGDTAELPHDSTTHQVTNKCNTDSTDSHEVQNSDNCVVS
- the si:ch1073-456m8.1 gene encoding leucine-rich repeat flightless-interacting protein 1 isoform X2, which translates into the protein MLSVTVDNSGSPKKRAFSRGISEDESLRSFIKEAESSSRRLTRSDSRAGTLKRRPDSQSEQDLFMGLPEMLELQASYDEALHELRGLEVEREALLFQVDVLQDTLEGVEELLAEAQREARDAHLELERERDAKRKLETLVRSLMQKVETLKEERNTKESVDATRPAHQMNGNANDDTSPCEAAPASKTDDGNATIKMKWVANSAPSLALDNPVSGDGVHRRPYESYTERDPSPDKSDSDTASTYEDASAETPEQERMFPGDTAELPHDSTTHQVTNKCNTDSTDSHEVQNSDNCVVS